One genomic region from Falco rusticolus isolate bFalRus1 chromosome 19, bFalRus1.pri, whole genome shotgun sequence encodes:
- the LOC119159296 gene encoding claw keratin-like isoform X1 translates to MSCTSLCNTSCGVAAPAPLADTCNEPCVRQCPDSTVVIQPPPSVITFPGPILSSFPQQSVVGSAGAPGVGGGYGGTFGGRGGFGGYGGYGGYGGYGGYGGYGGLWGYGGYGGYGSCGGYGGYGGYGGFGGCGYGSWGRGHRYLNGNCGPC, encoded by the coding sequence ATGTCCTGCACCAGCCTGTGCAACACCTCCTGTGGGGtggccgccccggccccgctggctGACACCTGCAACGAGCCCTGCGTGCGGCAGTGCCCTGACTCCACGGTGGTGATCCAGCCGCCACCCTCGGTGATCACCTTCCCCGggcccatcctcagctccttcccgcagCAGAGTGTTGTTGGCTCAGCGGGAGCTCCCGGTGTTGGCGGAGGCTACGGCGGCACTTTTGGAGGCCGTGGTGGTTTTGGAGGCTATGGAGGCTATGGGGGCTACGGGGGCTATGGAGGCTATGGGGGCTATGGAGGCCTTTGGGGCTACGGGGGCTATGGAGGCTATGGGAGCTGTGGGGGCTATGGAGGTTATGGGGGCTATGGAGGATTTGGCGGTTGTGGATATGGGAGCTGGGGCCGAGGCCACAGGTACCTCAATGGCAACTGTGGACCCTGCTAA
- the LOC119159327 gene encoding claw keratin-like, translating to MSCTSLCNTSCGVAAPAPLADTCNEPCVRQCPDSTVVIQPPPSVITFPGPILSSFPQHSVVGSAGAPGVGGGYGGTFGGRGGFGGYGGYGGYGGYGYGGWGRGCGYLRGSCGPC from the coding sequence ATGTCCTGCACCAGCCTGTGCAACACCTCCTGTGGGGtggccgccccggccccgctggctGACACCTGCAACGAGCCCTGCGTGCGGCAGTGCCCTGACTCCACGGTGGTGATCCAGCCGCCACCCTCGGTGATCACCTTCCCCGggcccatcctcagctccttcccgcagCACAGTGTTGTTGGCTCAGCGGGAGCTCCCGGTGTTGGCGGGGGCTACGGCGGCACTTTTGGAGGCCGTGGTGGTTTTGGAGGCTATGGGGGCTATGGGGGCTATGGGGGCTATGGATACGGTGGTTGGGGCCGAGGCTGCGGATACCTCAGGGGCAGCTGTGGACCCTGCTAA
- the LOC119159300 gene encoding claw keratin-like, translated as MSCTSLCNTSCGVAAPAPLADTCNEPCVRQCPDSTVVIQPPPSVITFPGPILSSFPQQSVVGSAGAPGVGGGYGGTFGGRGGFGGYGGYGGYGGYGGLWGHGGYGGYGGLWGYGGYGGFGSCGYGGWRRGHRYLNGNCGPC; from the coding sequence ATGTCCTGCACCAGCCTGTGCAACACCTCCTGTGGGGtggccgccccggccccgctggctGACACCTGCAACGAGCCCTGCGTGCGGCAGTGCCCTGACTCCACGGTGGTGATCCAGCCGCCACCCTCGGTGATCACCTTCCCCGggcccatcctcagctccttcccgcagCAGAGTGTTGTTGGCTCAGCGGGAGCTCCCGGTGTTGGCGGAGGCTATGGCGGCACTTTTGGAGGCCGTGGTGGTTTTGGAGGCTATGGGGGCTATGGGGGCTACGGGGGTTATGGAGGCCTTTGGGGCCATGGGGGTTATGGGGGTTATGGAGGCCTTTGGGGCTATGGGGGCTATGGAGGATTTGGCAGTTGTGGATATGGTGGCTGGCGCCGAGGCCACAGGTACCTCAATGGCAACTGTGGACCCTGCTAA
- the LOC119159296 gene encoding claw keratin-like isoform X2, with product MSCTSLCNTSCGVAAPAPLADTCNEPCVRQCPDSTVVIQPPPSVITFPGPILSSFPQQSVVGSAGAPGVGGGYGGTFGGRGGFGGYGGYGGYGGYGGYGGYGGLWGYGGYGGYGGFGGCGYGSWGRGHRYLNGNCGPC from the exons ATGTCCTGCACCAGCCTGTGCAACACCTCCTGTGGGGtggccgccccggccccgctggctGACACCTGCAACGAGCCCTGCGTGCGGCAGTGCCCTGACTCCACGGTGGTGATCCAGCCGCCACCCTCGGTGATCACCTTCCCCGggcccatcctcagctccttcccgcagCAGAGTGTTGTTGGCTCAGCGGGAGCTCCCGGTGTTGGCGGAGGCTACGGCGGCACTTTTGGAGGCCGTGGTGGTTTTGGAGGCTATGGAGGCTATGGGGGCTACGGGGGCTATGGAGGCTATGGGGGCTATGGAGGCCTTTGGGGCTACGGGG GTTATGGGGGCTATGGAGGATTTGGCGGTTGTGGATATGGGAGCTGGGGCCGAGGCCACAGGTACCTCAATGGCAACTGTGGACCCTGCTAA
- the LOC119159325 gene encoding claw keratin-like codes for MSCTSLCNTSCGVAAPAPLADTCNETCVRQCPDSTVVIQPPPAVITFPGPILSSFPQHSVVGSAGAPGVGGGYGGTFGGRGGFGGYGGYGGYGGYGYGGWGRGCGYLRGSCGPC; via the coding sequence ATGTCCTGCACCAGCCTGTGCAACACCTCCTGTGGGGtggccgccccggccccgctggctGACACCTGCAACGAGACCTGCGTGCGGCAGTGCCCTGACTCCACGGTGGTGATCCAGCCGCCACCTGCGGTGATCACCTTCCCCGggcccatcctcagctccttcccgcagCACAGTGTTGTTGGCTCAGCGGGTGCTCCCGGTGTTGGCGGAGGCTACGGCGGCACTTTTGGAGGCCGTGGTGGTTTTGGAGGCTATGGGGGCTATGGGGGCTATGGGGGCTATGGATACGGTGGTTGGGGCCGAGGCTGCGGATACCTCAGGGGCAGCTGTGGACCCTGCTAA
- the LOC119159295 gene encoding claw keratin-like isoform X1: MSCTSLCNTSCGVAAPAPLADTCNEPCVRQCPDSTVVIQPPPSVITFPGPILSSFPQQSVVGSAGAPGVGGGYGGTFGGRGGFGGYGGLWGYGGYGGYGGYGGLWGYGGYGGYGSCGGYGGYGGYGGFGGCGYGSWGRGHRYLNGNCGPC; this comes from the coding sequence ATGTCCTGCACCAGCCTGTGCAACACCTCCTGTGGGGtggccgccccggccccgctggctGACACCTGCAACGAGCCCTGCGTGCGGCAGTGCCCTGACTCCACGGTGGTGATCCAGCCGCCACCCTCGGTGATCACCTTCCCCGggcccatcctcagctccttcccgcagCAGAGTGTTGTTGGCTCAGCGGGAGCTCCCGGTGTTGGCGGAGGCTACGGCGGCACTTTTGGAGGCCGTGGTGGTTTTGGAGGCTATGGAGGCCTTTGGGGCTACGGGGGCTATGGAGGCTATGGGGGCTATGGAGGCCTTTGGGGCTACGGGGGCTATGGAGGCTATGGGAGCTGTGGGGGCTATGGAGGTTATGGGGGCTATGGAGGATTTGGTGGTTGTGGATATGGGAGCTGGGGCCGAGGCCACAGGTACCTCAATGGCAACTGTGGACCCTGCTAA
- the LOC119159297 gene encoding claw keratin-like isoform X2, producing MSCTSLCNTSCGVAAPAPLADTCNEPCVRQCPDSTVVIQPPPSVITFPGPILSSFPQQSVVGSAGAPGVGGGYGGTFGGRGGFGGYGGYGGYGGYGGYGGYGGLWGYGGYGGYGGFGGCGYGSWGRGHRYLNGNCGPC from the exons ATGTCCTGCACCAGCCTGTGCAACACCTCCTGTGGGGtggccgccccggccccgctggctGACACCTGCAACGAGCCCTGCGTGCGGCAGTGCCCTGACTCCACGGTGGTGATCCAGCCGCCACCCTCGGTGATCACCTTCCCCGggcccatcctcagctccttcccgcagCAGAGTGTTGTTGGCTCAGCGGGAGCTCCCGGTGTTGGCGGAGGCTACGGCGGCACTTTTGGAGGCCGTGGTGGTTTTGGAGGCTATGGAGGCTATGGAGGCTACGGGGGCTATGGAGGCTATGGGGGCTATGGAGGCCTTTGGGGCTACGGGG GTTATGGGGGCTATGGAGGATTTGGCGGTTGTGGATATGGGAGCTGGGGCCGAGGCCACAGGTACCTCAATGGCAACTGTGGACCCTGCTAA
- the LOC119159295 gene encoding claw keratin-like isoform X2 — protein MSCTSLCNTSCGVAAPAPLADTCNEPCVRQCPDSTVVIQPPPSVITFPGPILSSFPQQSVVGSAGAPGVGGGYGGTFGGRGGFGGYGGLWGYGGYGGYGGYGGLWGYGGYGGYGGFGGCGYGSWGRGHRYLNGNCGPC, from the exons ATGTCCTGCACCAGCCTGTGCAACACCTCCTGTGGGGtggccgccccggccccgctggctGACACCTGCAACGAGCCCTGCGTGCGGCAGTGCCCTGACTCCACGGTGGTGATCCAGCCGCCACCCTCGGTGATCACCTTCCCCGggcccatcctcagctccttcccgcagCAGAGTGTTGTTGGCTCAGCGGGAGCTCCCGGTGTTGGCGGAGGCTACGGCGGCACTTTTGGAGGCCGTGGTGGTTTTGGAGGCTATGGAGGCCTTTGGGGCTACGGGGGCTATGGAGGCTATGGGGGCTATGGAGGCCTTTGGGGCTACGGGG GTTATGGGGGCTATGGAGGATTTGGTGGTTGTGGATATGGGAGCTGGGGCCGAGGCCACAGGTACCTCAATGGCAACTGTGGACCCTGCTAA
- the LOC119159324 gene encoding claw keratin-like, which translates to MSCTSLCNTSCGVAAPAPLADTCNEPCVRQCPDSTVVIQPPPSVITFPGPILSSFPQQSVVGSAGAPGVGGGYGGTFGGRGGFGGYGGYGGYGGYGYGGWGRGCGYLRGSCGPC; encoded by the coding sequence ATGTCCTGCACCAGCCTGTGCAACACCTCCTGTGGGGtggccgccccggccccgctggctGACACCTGCAACGAGCCCTGCGTGCGGCAGTGCCCTGACTCCACGGTGGTGATCCAGCCGCCACCCTCGGTGATCACCTTCCCCGggcccatcctcagctccttcccgcagCAGAGTGTTGTTGGCTCAGCGGGAGCTCCCGGTGTTGGCGGAGGCTACGGCGGCACTTTTGGAGGCCGTGGTGGTTTTGGAGGCTATGGGGGCTATGGGGGCTATGGGGGCTATGGATACGGTGGTTGGGGCCGAGGCTGCGGATACCTCAGGGGCAGCTGTGGACCCTGCTAA
- the LOC119159322 gene encoding claw keratin-like: MSCTSLCNTSCGVAAPAPLADTCNEPCVRQCPDSTVVIQPPPAVITYPGPILSSFPQHSVVGSAGAPGVGGGYGGTFGGRGGFGGYGGYGGYGGYGGYGYGGWGRGCGYLRGSCGPC, from the coding sequence ATGTCCTGCACCAGCCTGTGCAACACCTCCTGTGGGGtggccgccccggccccgctggctGACACCTGCAACGAGCCCTGTGTGCGGCAGTGCCCTGACTCCACGGTGGTGATCCAGCCGCCACCTGCGGTGATCACCTACCCTGgacccatcctcagctccttcccgcagCACAGTGTTGTTGGCTCAGCGGGTGCTCCCGGTGTTGGCGGGGGCTACGGCGGCACTTTTGGAGGCCGTGGTGGTTTTGGAGGCTATGGGGGCTATGGGGGCTATGGGGGCTATGGGGGCTATGGATACGGTGGTTGGGGCCGAGGCTGCGGATACCTCAGGGGCAGCTGTGGACCCTGCTAA
- the LOC119159299 gene encoding claw keratin-like isoform X2: MSCTSLCNTSCGVAAPAPLADTCNEPCVRQCPDSTVVIQPPPAVITFPGPILSSFPQHSVVGSAGAPGVGGGYGGTFGGRGGFGGYGGYGGYGGYGGYGGYGGLWGYGGYGGYGGFGGCGYGSWGRGHRYLNGNCGPC, from the exons ATGTCCTGCACCAGCCTGTGCAACACCTCCTGTGGGGtggccgccccggccccgctggctGACACCTGCAACGAGCCCTGCGTGCGGCAGTGCCCTGACTCCACGGTGGTGATCCAGCCGCCACCTGCGGTGATCACCTTCCCCGggcccatcctcagctccttcccgcagCACAGTGTTGTTGGCTCAGCGGGAGCTCCCGGTGTTGGCGGAGGCTACGGCGGCACTTTTGGAGGCCGTGGTGGTTTTGGAGGCTATGGAGGCTATGGGGGCTACGGGGGCTATGGAGGCTATGGGGGCTATGGAGGCCTTTGGGGCTACGGGG GTTATGGGGGCTATGGAGGATTTGGCGGTTGTGGATATGGGAGCTGGGGCCGAGGCCACAGGTACCTCAATGGCAACTGTGGACCCTGCTAA
- the LOC119159321 gene encoding claw keratin-like, protein MSCTSLCNTSCGVAAPAPLADTCNEPCVRQCPDSTVVIQPPPAVITYPGPILSSFPQHSVVGSAGAPGVGGGYGGTFGGRGGFGGYGGYGGYGGYGGYGYGGWGRGCGYLRGSCGPC, encoded by the coding sequence ATGTCCTGCACCAGCCTGTGCAACACCTCCTGTGGGGtggccgccccggccccgctggctGACACCTGCAACGAGCCCTGCGTGCGGCAGTGCCCTGACTCCACGGTGGTGATCCAGCCGCCACCTGCGGTGATCACCTACCCTGgacccatcctcagctccttcccgcagCACAGTGTTGTTGGCTCAGCGGGAGCTCCCGGTGTTGGCGGGGGCTACGGCGGCACTTTTGGAGGCCGTGGTGGTTTTGGAGGCTATGGAGGCTATGGGGGCTATGGGGGCTATGGGGGCTATGGATACGGTGGTTGGGGCCGAGGCTGCGGATACCTCAGGGGCAGCTGTGGACCCTGCTAA
- the LOC119159299 gene encoding claw keratin-like isoform X1, whose protein sequence is MSCTSLCNTSCGVAAPAPLADTCNEPCVRQCPDSTVVIQPPPAVITFPGPILSSFPQHSVVGSAGAPGVGGGYGGTFGGRGGFGGYGGYGGYGGYGGYGGYGGLWGYGGYGGYGSCGGYGGYGGYGGFGGCGYGSWGRGHRYLNGNCGPC, encoded by the coding sequence ATGTCCTGCACCAGCCTGTGCAACACCTCCTGTGGGGtggccgccccggccccgctggctGACACCTGCAACGAGCCCTGCGTGCGGCAGTGCCCTGACTCCACGGTGGTGATCCAGCCGCCACCTGCGGTGATCACCTTCCCCGggcccatcctcagctccttcccgcagCACAGTGTTGTTGGCTCAGCGGGAGCTCCCGGTGTTGGCGGAGGCTACGGCGGCACTTTTGGAGGCCGTGGTGGTTTTGGAGGCTATGGAGGCTATGGGGGCTACGGGGGCTATGGAGGCTATGGGGGCTATGGAGGCCTTTGGGGCTACGGGGGCTATGGAGGCTATGGGAGCTGTGGGGGCTATGGAGGTTATGGGGGCTATGGAGGATTTGGCGGTTGTGGATATGGGAGCTGGGGCCGAGGCCACAGGTACCTCAATGGCAACTGTGGACCCTGCTAA
- the LOC119159297 gene encoding claw keratin-like isoform X1: MSCTSLCNTSCGVAAPAPLADTCNEPCVRQCPDSTVVIQPPPSVITFPGPILSSFPQQSVVGSAGAPGVGGGYGGTFGGRGGFGGYGGYGGYGGYGGYGGYGGLWGYGGYGGYGSCGGYGGYGGYGGFGGCGYGSWGRGHRYLNGNCGPC; this comes from the coding sequence ATGTCCTGCACCAGCCTGTGCAACACCTCCTGTGGGGtggccgccccggccccgctggctGACACCTGCAACGAGCCCTGCGTGCGGCAGTGCCCTGACTCCACGGTGGTGATCCAGCCGCCACCCTCGGTGATCACCTTCCCCGggcccatcctcagctccttcccgcagCAGAGTGTTGTTGGCTCAGCGGGAGCTCCCGGTGTTGGCGGAGGCTACGGCGGCACTTTTGGAGGCCGTGGTGGTTTTGGAGGCTATGGAGGCTATGGAGGCTACGGGGGCTATGGAGGCTATGGGGGCTATGGAGGCCTTTGGGGCTACGGGGGCTATGGAGGCTATGGGAGCTGTGGGGGCTATGGAGGTTATGGGGGCTATGGAGGATTTGGCGGTTGTGGATATGGGAGCTGGGGCCGAGGCCACAGGTACCTCAATGGCAACTGTGGACCCTGCTAA
- the LOC119159317 gene encoding claw keratin-like — translation MSCTSLCNTSCGVAAPAPLADTCNEPCVRQCPDSTVVIQPPPSVITFPGPILSSFPQQSVVGSAGAPGVGGGYGGTFGGRGGFGGYGGYGAYGGYGGYGGYGGYGGYGGCGYGGWGRGHRYLNGNCGPC, via the coding sequence ATGTCCTGCACCAGCCTGTGCAACACCTCCTGTGGGGtggccgccccggccccgctggctGACACCTGCAACGAGCCCTGCGTGCGGCAGTGCCCTGACTCCACGGTGGTGATCCAGCCGCCACCCTCGGTGATCACCTTCCCCGggcccatcctcagctccttcccgcagCAGAGTGTTGTTGGCTCAGCGGGTGCTCCCGGTGTTGGCGGAGGCTACGGCGGCACTTTTGGAGGCCGTGGTGGTTTTGGAGGCTATGGAGGCTATGGGGCCTATGGGGGCTATGGGGGTTATGGGGGTTATGGGGGCTATGGTGGCTATGGCGGTTGTGGATATGGTGGTTGGGGCCGAGGCCATAGGTACCTCAATGGCAACTGTGGACCCTGCTAA
- the LOC119159330 gene encoding claw keratin-like, whose protein sequence is MSCTSLCNTSCGVAAPAPLADTCNEPCVRQCPDSTVVIQPPPAVITFPGPILSSFPQHSVVGSAGAPGVGGGYGGTFGGRGGFGGYGGYGGYGYGGWGRGCGYLRGSCGPC, encoded by the coding sequence ATGTCCTGCACCAGCCTGTGCAACACCTCCTGTGGGGtggccgccccggccccgctggctGACACCTGCAACGAGCCCTGTGTGCGGCAGTGCCCTGACTCCACGGTGGTGATCCAGCCGCCACCTGCGGTGATCACCTTCCCCGggcccatcctcagctccttcccgcagCACAGTGTTGTTGGCTCAGCGGGTGCTCCCGGTGTTGGCGGAGGCTACGGCGGCACTTTTGGAGGCCGTGGTGGTTTTGGAGGCTATGGGGGCTATGGGGGCTATGGATACGGTGGTTGGGGCCGAGGCTGCGGATACCTCAGGGGCAGCTGTGGACCCTGCTAA